In Microbulbifer celer, a single window of DNA contains:
- a CDS encoding TIGR04219 family outer membrane beta-barrel protein: protein MKKVTLALCAVLASAGASADTILGFDATAGAWKQDYSGDLNNLLDGDYLKDGNNTFLQAALEHPIPLVPNVLISHTQIESNFDGINSDLDLSHTDATLYYEILDNWVNLDLGLTARRFNGSLEVLGMDSETTTADFAGTVPMVYGLARFDLPFTGWSIIAQGNGIEYDGDKITDLTAKVRWDFVPALDFALEAGYRTMSIDAPELDELEPNLEIKGPYLGLNLHL from the coding sequence ATGAAAAAAGTGACTCTGGCACTCTGTGCCGTTCTGGCGTCTGCTGGCGCCAGCGCTGACACCATCCTCGGCTTTGATGCTACCGCGGGGGCATGGAAACAGGACTACAGCGGTGACCTGAACAATTTGCTCGATGGCGATTATCTGAAGGATGGCAACAACACCTTCCTGCAGGCTGCGCTTGAACACCCGATCCCGCTGGTGCCCAACGTCCTGATCTCTCACACCCAGATTGAATCCAACTTTGACGGGATCAATAGCGATCTGGACCTGAGCCACACCGACGCCACCCTGTATTACGAAATTCTGGACAACTGGGTAAACCTCGACCTCGGCCTGACCGCGCGACGCTTCAATGGCTCTCTGGAGGTTTTGGGTATGGACAGCGAAACTACCACCGCAGATTTCGCCGGCACCGTCCCCATGGTTTACGGCCTGGCTCGCTTCGACCTGCCATTTACCGGCTGGTCCATCATTGCCCAGGGCAATGGTATTGAATATGACGGCGACAAGATCACCGACCTGACCGCCAAAGTCCGCTGGGACTTCGTTCCCGCGCTGGATTTCGCGCTGGAAGCCGGTTACCGCACCATGTCCATCGACGCGCCCGAGCTGGATGAGCTGGAGCCGAACCTGGAAATCAAAGGCCCCTACCTGGGCCTGAACCTGCACCTGTAA
- a CDS encoding LysR family transcriptional regulator substrate-binding protein, protein MSDAEHELRSIGETIGGSLRIATSHHVGLHHLPPVLRDFSNRYPDVSLDIDFLDSEQAYEALMAGEYELAVVTLALKDYPSLNAQIIWPDPCVVVAAPDHPLAQMPELDLPALAKYPAILPDLNTYTGRLIKREFDAHNLKLTAKLATNFLETIKMMAGVGLGWSVLPQTLVDDSLAELPVPQLRVVRNLGIIYHRNRTLSNAANALQQLLVKEARGL, encoded by the coding sequence GTGAGCGACGCCGAACACGAACTCAGAAGCATCGGCGAAACCATCGGCGGCAGCCTGCGCATCGCCACCAGCCACCACGTCGGCCTGCACCACCTGCCCCCGGTCCTGCGCGACTTCAGCAACCGCTACCCCGACGTCTCCCTCGACATCGACTTCCTGGACTCAGAACAGGCCTACGAAGCACTCATGGCCGGCGAATACGAACTCGCCGTCGTCACCCTCGCCCTCAAGGACTACCCCAGCCTCAACGCCCAGATCATCTGGCCCGACCCCTGCGTCGTCGTCGCCGCCCCGGACCACCCCCTGGCACAGATGCCCGAACTGGATTTGCCCGCACTGGCCAAATACCCCGCGATCCTGCCCGACCTCAACACCTACACCGGCCGGCTGATCAAACGCGAGTTCGACGCCCACAACCTCAAACTCACCGCCAAACTGGCCACCAACTTTTTAGAGACCATCAAAATGATGGCCGGCGTCGGCCTCGGCTGGAGCGTACTGCCGCAGACCCTGGTGGACGACTCCCTGGCAGAGCTGCCCGTACCGCAGCTGCGGGTCGTGCGCAACCTCGGCATCATCTATCACCGCAACCGCACCCTCAGTAACGCCGCCAATGCCCTGCAGCAGTTGCTGGTCAAGGAAGCGCGGGGGCTCTGA
- a CDS encoding LysR family transcriptional regulator: MEIQWLKAFLAISEQGSVSEAAEQLHLTQPAVSKRLASLEQQLGTPLFDRIGRKLQLTNAGKALLPRARHILN, from the coding sequence ATGGAAATCCAGTGGTTAAAAGCTTTTCTCGCCATTTCAGAACAGGGCTCCGTGTCTGAAGCGGCAGAACAGCTGCACCTGACCCAGCCCGCGGTCAGCAAACGCCTCGCGTCCCTCGAACAGCAACTGGGCACCCCCCTGTTCGACCGCATCGGCCGCAAACTGCAACTCACCAACGCCGGCAAAGCCCTGCTCCCCCGCGCCCGCCACATCCTCAACTAA